The Flavobacterium sp. HJ-32-4 genome contains a region encoding:
- a CDS encoding head GIN domain-containing protein produces the protein MKKTLLLFLLAAFSLSAQQVEKRPLGTFTKLEVTGHFDVQLVKTGDAIIVSAAVPASLPRIKTVITNGTLRIYADGTVKGDVDITVPYTTLNEIVLNGSGDISADSEVQTKNLKVVLTGSGDIKLKVAAADADVTLIGSGDLILSGTADAVSASVNGSGDLDAGSLRAKTVRVTVTGSGDATVYASGSIKADVEGSGDIRYKGNPEQEDTSVHGSGSITKV, from the coding sequence ATGAAAAAAACACTTCTTCTTTTCCTGCTCGCGGCCTTTTCATTATCGGCCCAGCAAGTGGAAAAACGTCCCTTGGGTACCTTTACCAAATTGGAAGTAACCGGCCACTTCGACGTGCAACTGGTCAAAACAGGTGACGCGATCATCGTATCGGCTGCCGTGCCGGCTTCATTGCCCCGTATCAAGACCGTGATCACCAACGGCACGCTTCGTATCTATGCGGACGGAACCGTAAAAGGCGACGTCGACATTACGGTACCGTATACGACACTGAATGAAATAGTACTTAACGGATCAGGTGACATCTCGGCCGACAGTGAGGTACAAACCAAGAACCTGAAGGTTGTACTCACCGGATCGGGCGATATTAAGTTGAAGGTAGCCGCAGCGGATGCAGACGTCACGCTGATTGGTTCGGGCGACCTTATCCTCTCAGGTACTGCAGATGCGGTTTCTGCGTCGGTCAATGGGTCGGGCGATTTGGATGCCGGTTCGCTGCGTGCGAAAACGGTGCGGGTGACCGTAACGGGCTCGGGCGATGCTACGGTATATGCGTCGGGTTCGATCAAAGCCGATGTAGAAGGATCGGGCGATATCCGCTATAAAGGGAATCCGGAACAGGAAGATACAAGCGTACACGGTTCTGGAAGTATTACCAAAGTATAG